The Chryseobacterium aureum genome contains a region encoding:
- a CDS encoding TetR family transcriptional regulator C-terminal domain-containing protein, which translates to MQEQANITQEKIFELYGDYLLNHGEKPKNVYLFAKANHFEEKEFYHYFSGFEQIEKEMLNHLFTKSLELASEVNSSDEITAKEKLLNVYYIFFENLTMNRSLVLSILGSSKIQNIKTLQNLRETHKQFVNTLDFNEWEMIKKAKEDLRKFNEKSRQEALWLHLVSAIDFWKKDRSPDFEKTDIFIEKTIDTGFELMDNEPLRKVFDLGKFLWKEKFKMS; encoded by the coding sequence ATGCAAGAACAAGCCAACATCACGCAGGAAAAAATATTTGAACTATACGGAGATTATCTTTTGAATCACGGAGAAAAACCGAAAAATGTGTACCTCTTTGCCAAGGCAAACCATTTTGAGGAGAAAGAATTTTACCATTATTTTTCAGGTTTTGAGCAGATCGAAAAAGAAATGCTGAATCATCTTTTTACAAAATCGCTGGAACTTGCATCGGAGGTTAACTCATCAGATGAAATAACAGCCAAGGAAAAGCTCCTGAATGTTTATTATATTTTTTTTGAAAATCTGACGATGAACCGTTCCCTGGTGTTATCCATTCTGGGAAGCAGCAAAATCCAGAATATCAAAACGCTTCAGAATCTCCGGGAAACCCATAAACAATTTGTCAACACTTTGGATTTCAACGAATGGGAAATGATTAAAAAAGCGAAAGAAGACCTCCGGAAATTCAACGAAAAATCCAGACAGGAAGCACTTTGGCTGCATCTGGTTTCCGCCATTGATTTCTGGAAAAAAGACCGTTCGCCCGATTTTGAAAAGACCGACATTTTCATCGAAAAAACCATTGATACCGGTTTTGAACTGATGGATAACGAACCCCTGAGAAAAGTTTTCGACCTTGGAAAATTTCTCTGGAAGGAAAAATTTAAAATGAGCTGA
- a CDS encoding enoyl-CoA hydratase/isomerase family protein yields the protein MIFTTQKISESYWKVTIDNPPVNIFDPEFSVQLRELMSSLEASENLKVVVFESANPDFYVAHAELINIFEFPKGTGETGLSVSWPDVAKRLEQAPFVSIASIRGRARGLGSEFIQAFDMRFASKEKAIFAQPEIGIGSFPGGGGLERLHLLTGKARALEIILSGDDYDAATAAEYGWINRAFPDHELDGFVENLAQRIASFDKKIIATIKSIMNERVVIPKNEHLMETQTQFFASLTEPEARGRIKVLLDQGLQTYGDVELNLGKYL from the coding sequence ATGATTTTTACCACTCAAAAAATAAGCGAAAGCTACTGGAAAGTAACAATAGATAATCCTCCGGTAAATATTTTTGACCCTGAATTTTCGGTTCAATTAAGAGAATTAATGAGCAGTTTGGAAGCCAGTGAAAACTTAAAAGTAGTTGTATTCGAAAGTGCTAATCCGGATTTCTATGTAGCACACGCAGAATTGATTAATATTTTTGAATTCCCGAAAGGTACGGGAGAAACAGGACTGTCTGTTTCCTGGCCGGATGTTGCGAAGCGGCTTGAGCAGGCTCCGTTTGTAAGTATTGCTTCTATAAGAGGGAGAGCAAGAGGTCTTGGAAGTGAGTTTATTCAGGCTTTTGATATGCGTTTTGCAAGCAAAGAGAAAGCAATCTTTGCACAACCGGAAATAGGGATAGGTTCCTTTCCGGGAGGCGGCGGATTAGAGAGACTGCATCTTCTTACCGGTAAAGCCAGAGCTTTGGAAATTATCCTGAGCGGTGATGATTATGATGCTGCAACGGCAGCTGAGTACGGTTGGATCAATAGGGCTTTTCCTGATCATGAATTGGACGGGTTTGTTGAAAATCTGGCACAAAGGATTGCTTCATTCGATAAAAAAATTATTGCAACTATAAAATCTATTATGAACGAAAGGGTAGTCATTCCGAAAAATGAACACCTGATGGAAACTCAAACCCAGTTTTTTGCTTCCCTTACAGAACCTGAAGCCAGAGGCAGAATAAAAGTTTTGCTGGATCAGGGATTACAGACCTATGGTGATGTAGAATTAAACTTAGGTAAATATCTGTAA
- a CDS encoding helix-turn-helix domain-containing protein: MKTFSDLSSYNRYLNLSEPLHPLMDSRVCKEAIPNFPQSSDEIQVNLFRISLKKNFTGDINYGNQKYYTENGLMLFSEPGQVVSWNSLTFWDGYAFVFHPDLIKQNPVAAKINQYKYFSYEINDALFMTQEEEETITWIFTKMHMELLENKSKANINIILSLLNVVLSYTNVFYERQFKDKAARAVSVSSKLKSLLQNHYKDLSKPASGFPTVSFFAKELNMSPNYLTDLVRAETGKSTISFIHEFVIEQAEILLLQTDMNISDVAYQLGFTNVPYFSRFFKKIKGIPPTEIRNQRKV, encoded by the coding sequence ATGAAAACTTTTAGTGATTTATCAAGTTATAACAGATATCTTAATCTCTCTGAACCTTTACATCCCTTGATGGACAGCAGGGTTTGCAAGGAGGCCATCCCAAATTTTCCTCAGTCGAGTGATGAGATACAGGTAAACCTCTTCAGAATTTCACTAAAGAAAAATTTTACCGGGGATATCAATTACGGGAATCAAAAATACTATACAGAAAACGGCCTGATGCTCTTCAGTGAACCGGGACAGGTTGTTTCCTGGAACAGTCTGACTTTCTGGGATGGCTATGCATTTGTTTTTCATCCTGATCTGATTAAACAAAATCCCGTGGCAGCTAAAATCAACCAGTATAAATATTTCAGTTACGAAATCAATGATGCCCTGTTTATGACTCAGGAGGAGGAAGAGACCATTACCTGGATTTTTACAAAAATGCATATGGAATTACTTGAAAATAAATCCAAAGCGAATATCAATATTATCTTGTCTCTTTTAAATGTTGTTCTTTCTTATACCAATGTTTTTTATGAAAGGCAGTTTAAAGATAAGGCAGCCAGAGCAGTTTCGGTTTCTTCAAAGTTAAAAAGCTTACTGCAAAACCATTATAAAGACTTATCAAAACCGGCTTCTGGTTTTCCTACTGTTTCCTTTTTTGCCAAAGAGCTCAATATGTCTCCTAACTATCTTACTGATCTTGTCCGCGCAGAAACCGGGAAAAGTACCATCAGCTTCATTCATGAATTTGTGATTGAGCAGGCAGAAATTTTATTGCTTCAGACGGATATGAATATCAGTGATGTGGCTTATCAGTTAGGATTTACGAATGTTCCTTATTTCTCAAGATTTTTTAAAAAGATTAAAGGCATTCCGCCGACAGAAATTAGAAATCAGAGAAAAGTATAA